In Mangifera indica cultivar Alphonso chromosome 1, CATAS_Mindica_2.1, whole genome shotgun sequence, a single genomic region encodes these proteins:
- the LOC123208442 gene encoding uncharacterized protein LOC123208442, producing MADQSDGSPLMAPTPVEPGEIDLEAGPGEQIQCRICLETDGRDFIAPCKCKGTSKYVHRECLDHWRAVKEGFAFAHCTTCKAPYHLRVHAAADRRWRTLKFRFFVTRDILSIFLAVQLVIASLAYLVYLIDNYQQSWLRMAWGFDSELSFYYICGALLFFALLGLSGCFITCYDRRVRNDLAQPCRELCLCCCHPGVCADCHLPGTLCMWTDCTTCFESCASTASECGCLGGAGEAGLPLLFIMVLIVLGLFTVIGIFYSVLVATMVGQRIWQRHYHILAKRMLTKEYVVEDVDGEMMGSDWAPPPLPPEHVQQLKGLGLL from the exons ATGGCCGACCAATCGGACGGTTCGCCGCTCATGGCTCCGACCCCGGTGGAGCCCGGCGAGATCGACCTGGAAGCTGGCCCGGGCGAACAAATTCAGTGCCGAATTTGTCTCGAAACCGAcg GTAGGGATTTTATTGCTCCTTGCAAGTGCAAAGGAACTTCAAAGTATGTACACCGAGAGTGTTTGGATCATTGGCGAGCCGTAAAG GAAGGGTTTGCTTTTGCTCATTGCACAACCTGCAAAGCCCCTTACCATTTGAGAGTTCATGCAGCTGCTGATAGGCGATGGCGAACCTTGAAATTTCGGTTCTTTGTGACCAgggatatattatctatatttctGGCTGTTCAGCTT GTAATTGCTTCACTGGCATATTTGGtgtatttaattgataattaccAGCAGTCCTGGCTTCGTATGGCGTGGGGTTTTGATAGTGAGCTCAGTTTCTACTACATATGTG GAGCTCTACTATTTTTTGCTTTGCTGGGATTATCTGGATGCTTCATTACTTGTTATGACCGAAGAGTGCGCAATGATTTGGCTCAACCTTGTCGAGAATTATGTCTCTGTTGCTGTCATCCTGG AGTATGTGCGGACTGTCATTTGCCTGGAACTCTTTGTATGTGGACTGACTGTACTACATGCTTTGAAAGTTGTGCAAGTACAGCCAGTGAATGTGGTTGCTTAGGTGGTGCTGGTGAAGCAGGGCTACCATTGTTGTTCATAATGGTTTTGATTGTGTTGGGACTGTTTACAGTCATTGGCATATTTTACAGTGTTTTGGTGGCTACAATGGTTGGACAACGAATTTGGCAGCGGCATTATCACATACTTGCAAAACGTATGCTAACAAAA GAATATGTTGTTGAGGATGTTGATGGTGAAATGATGGGATCTGATTGGGCTCCTCCACCTCTCCCACCTGAGCATGTTCAGCAACTGAAAGGACTGGGCCTCCTATGA
- the LOC123215435 gene encoding E3 ubiquitin-protein ligase RHA2B-like: MAALSEFFSHLYTMTIVFFTLLVIETLVLLRSATATVCKTKKRFVTTTQYLKLIEELNPTTSYHKNHHQLIDEATPAVECLVCLSDFEDGDKVRKLNCNHTFHKDCLDKWLQQYLATCPLCRTKVLPDEVVADFHGQLQNQNQMEFDGSDEEMVFLLSALHGNILYRFF; this comes from the coding sequence ATGGCAGCTCTCTCAGAATTCTTCTCCCATCTTTACACCATGACCATCGTCTTCTTCACTCTCCTCGTTATCGAAACCCTAGTCCTTCTCCGCTCTGCCACCGCCACCGTCTGCAAGACCAAGAAGCGCTTCGTCACCACCACACAATACCTCAAACTCATCGAAGAGCTAAACCCCACTACCAGTTACCACAAGAACCACCACCAGCTCATCGACGAAGCTACCCCCGCTGTGGAATGCCTCGTTTGTTTGTCCGACTTCGAAGACGGAGATAAGGTCAGAAAACTCAATTGCAACCACACATTCCATAAGGACTGTCTGGACAAATGGTTGCAGCAATATTTGGCGACGTGCCCCCTCTGCCGAACCAAGGTTTTGCCGGACGAAGTGGTGGCCGATTTCCACGGGCAGCTGCAGAATCAAAACCAGATGGAGTTTGATGGTAGTGATGAAGAAATGGTCTTTCTGTTATCAGCATTACatggtaatattttatacaGATTTTTCTGA